A genome region from Panicum virgatum strain AP13 chromosome 4K, P.virgatum_v5, whole genome shotgun sequence includes the following:
- the LOC120705150 gene encoding peroxidase 1-like, whose amino-acid sequence MAVKPSAMMLIPLALLLLALSSSAVAQLQVGYYSKTCPNVEAIVREEMEKILSAAPNLASPLLRLHFHDCFVRGCDASVLLNSTEGNLAERDAKPNKSLRGFGSVDRVKAKLEAACPNTVSCADVLTLMARDAVVLAKGPFWPVALGRRDGSVSRATEAADQLPPANGDVPLLTKIFASKGLDVKDLVVLSGAHTLGTAHCSSYAGRLCNFSSAYSADPTLDSEYADRLRTRCKSVDDMAMLSEMDPGSYKTFDTSYYRHVAKRRGLFQSDAARLADAITREYVQRIATGKFDDVFFEDFGESMIKMGNVGVLTGAQGEIRKKCYIVN is encoded by the exons ATGGCGGTCAAGCCTAGTGCAATGATGCTGATACCTTTGGCACTCTTGCTTCTTGCGCTCAGCTCGTCAGCAGTGGCTCAGCTGCAAGTCGGCTACTACAGCAAGACATGCCCGAACGTTGAGGCCATCGTCCGCGAGGAGATGGAGAAGATCCTCTCAGCGGCGCCCAACCTCGCTAGCCCGCTCCTAAGGCTCCATttccacgactgcttcgtcAGG GGTTGTGACGCCTCTGTCCTGCTCAACTCCACCGAAGGCAACCTGGCAGAGAGGGATGCAAAGCCAAACAAGAGCCTCCGGGGCTTCGGTTCCGTGGACAGGGTGAAGGCCAAGCTCGAGGCAGCCTGCCCCAACACCGTCTCCTGCGCCGACGTCCTCACCCTCATGGCGCGCGACGCCGTCGTGCTTGCCAAGGGCCCCTTCTGGCCCGTCGCGCTGGGGAGGAGAGACGGCAGCGTGTCCCGCGCAACCGAGGCAGCCGACCAGCTGCCGCCCGCCAATGGGGACGTCCCGCTTCTCACCAAGATTTTCGCTTCCAAAGGCCTAGACGTCAAGGACCTCGTCGTGCTCTCCGGCGCGCACACCCTCGGCACGGCGCACTGCTCGTCGTACGCCGGTCGGCTCTGCAACTTCAGCAGCGCCTACAGCGCTGACCCAACCCTGGACAGCGAGTACGCCGACAGGCTGAGGACGCGCTGCAAGAGCGTCGACGACATGGCCATGCTGTCCGAGATGGACCCCGGCAGCTACAAGACCTTCGACACCAGCTACTACCGCCATGTCGCCAAGCGCCGGGGGCTCTTCCAGTCCGACGCCGCGCGCCTCGCCGACGCCATAACCAGGGAGTACGTCCAGCGCATCGCCACCGGCAAGTTCGACGACGTGTTCTTCGAGGACTTCGGTGAGTCCATGATCAAGATGGGCAACGTCGGCGTGCTCACCGGTGCCCAGGGCGAGATCAGAAAGAAGTGCTACATCGTCAACTAG
- the LOC120703552 gene encoding peroxidase 1-like, with product MVMAIKPCVLLVFPVALLLLAGSSPAAAQLEVGYYSKTCPNVEAIVREEMEKITAAAPSLAGPLLRLHFHDCFVRGCDASVLLNSTEGNLAERDAKPNKSLRGFSSVDRVKAKLEAACPNTVSCADVLTLMARDAVVLAKGPFWPVALGRRDGSVSSATEAADQLPPANGDVPLLAKIFASKGLDLKDLVVLSGAHTLGTAHCPSYADRLYNFSSAYSADPTLDSEYADRLRTRCKSVDDKAMLSEMDPGSYKTFDTSYYRHVAKRRGLFQSDAALLADATTREYVQRIATGKFDDVFFEDFGESMIKMGNVGVLTGAQGEIRKKCYIVN from the exons ATGGTTATGGCGATCAAGCCTTGTGTGCTGCTAGTGTTCCCTGTGGCCCTCCTGCTGCTAGCaggaagctcgccggcggcggcgcagctggaGGTCGGCTACTACAGCAAGACATGCCCCAACGTCGAGGCCATCGTCCGAGAGGAGATGGAGAAgatcaccgccgccgcgcccagccTCGCCGGCCCGCTACTCAGGCTCCacttccacgactgcttcgtcAGG GGCTGTGACGCGTCTGTCCTGCTCAACTCCACGGAGGGCAACCTGGCCGAGAGAGACGCCAAACCCAACAAGAGCCTCCGGGGATTCAGTTCCGTGGACAGAGTAAAGGCCAAGCTCGAGGCTGCCTGCCCCAACACCGTCTCCTGCGCCGACGTCCTCACCCTCATGGCGCGCGACGCCGTCGTGCTTGCCAAGGGCCCCTTCTGGCCCGTCGCGCTGGGGAGAAGAGACGGCAGCGTGTCCAGCGCCACGGAGGCGGCCGACCAGCTACCGCCGGCCAACGGAGACGTCCCGCTGCTCGCCAAGATCTTCGCCTCCAAGGGCCTCGACCTCAAGGACCTCGTCGTGCTCTCCGGCGCGCACACCCTCGGCACGGCGCACTGCCCGTCGTACGCCGATCGGCTCTACAACTTCAGCAGCGCCTACAGCGCCGACCCAACCCTGGACAGCGAGTACGCCGACAGGCTGAGGACGCGCTGCAAGAGCGTCGACGACAAGGCCATGCTGTCCGAGATGGACCCCGGCAGCTACAAGACCTTCGACACCAGCTACTACCGCCACGTCGCCAAGCGCCGGGGGCTCTTCCAGTCCGACGCCGCGCTCCTCGCCGACGCCACCACCAGGGAGTACGTCCAGCGCATCGCCACCGGCAAGTTCGACGACGTGTTCTTCGAGGACTTCGGTGAGTCCATGATCAAGATGGGCAACGTCGGCGTGCTCACCGGTGCCCAGGGCGAGATCAGAAAGAAGTGCTACATCGTCAACTAG